GTTCGTCTGTAGAACCCACCAAAATGTTTGAAGCTTCATCATCATTGATTTGAAGTTGAGCATCCAACAGAGAAAATTCTAGAGAAGAAGAGGTGTTGACGTATGTGAAATTATAGCCGTGACATTGCAATCCCAAAGCGATTTGTCCTGCAACGGTATTGTGAGTCGATTGAATAAAATAAGTAGGAGTCAGAAATTCTTCATTATTTTCCAAAACATTTTTAAGAAATTTTTCAGAGTCTTGTGAACAACCCATTCCTGTTCCTACAATTACAGCATCAGGATTTTCTATTCCGGCTTCTTTTAGTGCGAAGTGGGAAGCTACGGAGCTCATTTTTACAGTTTTAGACATTCTTCTGCTTGCTGCAGGCGGAATGAATTGTTTGTAATTGGGCTCAATAGCTTTTAAAATCTGAGCTGAATTTTCAGGTTTTAAATTACTGAAAAAGTTTTCGTTTAAAGTGTCCTGAACCGAGATGCAGGCTGCACTGTTGATGTAAACGGGGCTCACGATTTTGAAAAAATTAAGGTTGAACAATTTCCTCCAAACCCAAACGAATTGGAAAGAACGTGATTGATGTTTTTTTCTTTCAATTCTGTAACGGGTTTTAAGTCAAATTCTTCCATTTTTGTTTTAAAATTCAAATTTGGGAAAATGACGTTGTTTTGCATTGCCAAAATTGAATAAACAGCTTCAATTCCTGCAGCAGCAGCTAAAGTGTGACCTGTAAATGCTTTTGTAGAACTGAATTCCGGAACTTGATTTTCTCCAAAAATTCTTATCATCGCAATTCCTTCCGACAAATCGTTGTTTGGTGTTGCCGTTCCGTGAACGTTGATATAATCGATGTTTTCCTTCTCTAAACCAGAAACTTTCAATGCTTTTTCCATTGCTAGATAAGCACCTTGTCCGTTTTCTGAAGAAGCGGTTTGATGATGTGCATCATTGGCGTTTCCATATCCTGAAAGATAGGCTAAAACCTTTTTGTTTTCTTTTTTTACCAATTCGTCAGATTCCAAAATAATAAACGCGGCTGCTTCACCAAGATTCAGACCTTTTCTGTCGTTGTCGAAAGGGGTGTTGTAAGAATCTGTAAGAATCATTAACGTGTTGAATCCATTTAAAGTGAATTTTGAAAGAGAATCTGTTCCGCCAACAATCACACGGTCTAAAACGCCATTTTTAATGAGTTTCGCACCCATCATAATTGCATTGGCAGCTGATGAACAAGCAGTACTGATGGTAGAAACCATTCCTTTCAAGCCTAATGATTCTGCAATGGCAAGCGATGAATTTCCTGCATCGTGAGCGTCAATGTATTTTTGCTTTTCAGGGAAATCTTCGTAAGAATAGAAATATTTTTCGGTAACGTCCATTCCGCCCACGCTTGTGGAAGAAATAAGCCCGGTTTTGTACTCGTTAACATCCGAAATTTTGGCACTTTCTACGGCTTCTTTAGCGGCAATCATTCCTAATAAAGCGGTTCTTGTCGCATTGTTGTCTTCAGCAAGCTGAAGTTTCTGCACTAAGGCTTCATTAGATAATTTTATTTCGCCCGTTTTGAATTTTCCGGAAAGACTGGTTTCAAACATTTCGATATCTGAGATACCATGTTTACCGGTCGTTAGCGAAATAAAATTTTCCTCAACATTGTTACCAATGGAGGAAATAATGCCCATTCCTGTAATGGCAATTTTTTGACTCATCTTTTACCAAATGTAACAATGCATCAATGTAACAGTTTACCAATTGCTAGACTGTTATATTGATACATTGGTATATTAATTTATTTTGTTCTGTTTTCTTCGATGAATTTTGCCATCACCTCGATAGATTGGAAGATTTCTTTTCCTTTTTTAGGGTCAGATAATTTAATTCCGTAGTCTTTGTCAAGAAGTACAATTAATTCTAGAGCGTCGATAGAATCTAATCCAAGACCACCACCAAAAAGAGGGTCTGTATCTTTAATTTCTTCTATTGCAACGTCTTCAAGATTAAGAGTTTCGATGATTTTGTTTTTTAATTCTAATTTTAAATCTTCCATAAAAATTAATTTGAAAATATGTTAATTAGATAATTTGAAAACGTTTAACAAAATATTAAATTTTAAATAAAAAAAATATTTTGTTAAATAATTGCTGTACTTAATTATGATAATATCTT
The sequence above is a segment of the Chryseobacterium turcicum genome. Coding sequences within it:
- a CDS encoding beta-ketoacyl-[acyl-carrier-protein] synthase family protein, giving the protein MSQKIAITGMGIISSIGNNVEENFISLTTGKHGISDIEMFETSLSGKFKTGEIKLSNEALVQKLQLAEDNNATRTALLGMIAAKEAVESAKISDVNEYKTGLISSTSVGGMDVTEKYFYSYEDFPEKQKYIDAHDAGNSSLAIAESLGLKGMVSTISTACSSAANAIMMGAKLIKNGVLDRVIVGGTDSLSKFTLNGFNTLMILTDSYNTPFDNDRKGLNLGEAAAFIILESDELVKKENKKVLAYLSGYGNANDAHHQTASSENGQGAYLAMEKALKVSGLEKENIDYINVHGTATPNNDLSEGIAMIRIFGENQVPEFSSTKAFTGHTLAAAAGIEAVYSILAMQNNVIFPNLNFKTKMEEFDLKPVTELKEKNINHVLSNSFGFGGNCSTLIFSKS
- a CDS encoding phosphopantetheine-binding protein, with amino-acid sequence MEDLKLELKNKIIETLNLEDVAIEEIKDTDPLFGGGLGLDSIDALELIVLLDKDYGIKLSDPKKGKEIFQSIEVMAKFIEENRTK